A section of the Verrucomicrobium sp. GAS474 genome encodes:
- the holA gene encoding DNA polymerase III subunit delta gives MKPVTLYAGSDHYEVQRAAIALAESMAPEDPLNYEVLNAQADTVNDALAQIAALREAVLTLPFMGGGKVVWWKNVTFLADTPQGRSEAVLEALEKLVPVLQGADETVKVIISALGIDRRRAFFKALGKFAEVRAFDLPDARKIDPEDAIAIIESRLFERRLKAEPGVAERIFAAFGADKRSIEEAVEKLDLHAGEGRTVTAAEARVLVGGNREVAIWDFCDAVLAGRSRDALEELEQLFRQGESEIGILILLSQQIRLAALGGVLAENKLLRLVPKGNFMNVQLSPEAEAYLPRKKSGETVNTWQLGQVCQKSRKRPASFWVKAIDLLHRVHRQIVTGQADKQRAIELAVLELTA, from the coding sequence ATGAAACCTGTCACCCTTTACGCCGGATCGGACCATTACGAGGTCCAGCGCGCCGCGATCGCCCTCGCCGAGAGCATGGCCCCCGAGGACCCGCTCAATTACGAGGTGTTGAACGCCCAGGCCGATACGGTGAACGACGCCCTCGCCCAGATCGCCGCCCTCCGCGAGGCGGTGCTGACGCTCCCCTTCATGGGGGGCGGCAAGGTCGTCTGGTGGAAGAACGTCACCTTCCTCGCCGACACGCCGCAGGGGCGGAGCGAGGCGGTCCTGGAGGCGTTGGAGAAGCTCGTCCCCGTCCTCCAGGGGGCCGACGAGACGGTGAAGGTGATCATCAGCGCCCTCGGCATCGACCGGCGGCGGGCGTTCTTCAAGGCCCTCGGCAAGTTCGCCGAGGTTCGCGCCTTCGACCTGCCCGATGCCCGGAAGATCGACCCCGAGGACGCCATCGCGATCATCGAGTCGCGCCTCTTCGAGCGCCGCCTGAAGGCCGAGCCGGGCGTCGCCGAGCGGATCTTCGCCGCCTTCGGGGCCGACAAGCGGAGCATCGAGGAGGCGGTCGAGAAGCTCGACCTCCACGCGGGGGAGGGGCGGACGGTGACGGCGGCCGAGGCCCGCGTCCTCGTCGGCGGCAATCGCGAAGTCGCGATCTGGGATTTCTGCGACGCCGTCCTCGCGGGCCGTTCCCGCGACGCGCTGGAGGAGCTGGAGCAGCTCTTCCGGCAGGGCGAATCGGAGATCGGCATCCTGATCCTCCTCTCCCAGCAGATCCGCCTCGCCGCCCTCGGGGGCGTCCTGGCGGAGAACAAGCTCCTCCGCCTCGTCCCGAAGGGGAACTTCATGAACGTCCAGCTCTCCCCCGAGGCCGAGGCCTATCTCCCGCGCAAGAAATCGGGCGAGACGGTGAACACCTGGCAGCTGGGCCAGGTCTGCCAGAAGTCGAGGAAACGCCCCGCCTCCTTCTGGGTGAAGGCCATCGACCTCCTCCACCGCGTCCACCGCCAGATTGTGACGGGCCAGGCCGACAAGCAGCGGGCGATCGAGCTGGCGGTACTGGAATTGACGGCGTGA
- a CDS encoding glycosyltransferase family 2 protein yields MALVPESPVFSVVVPFFNEADNLPLLIAEIDKALSAIGLPGEIILVNDGSTDSYAKPERSPNYPVRWLDITARSGQSAAMYFGTQAALGEFVGYLDADLQNDPADLGKLLALVQAGSADLVTGIRTRRNDDWVRRFTSRFANAVRSRVLGDHTSDTGCSLKVLRAEAAKRLPAWNGMHRFIPALIHSMGYRTGETPVNHRARHAGVSKVLQGKRALRATIDLLGMVWLGQRQFKGRLAK; encoded by the coding sequence ATGGCCCTCGTTCCCGAATCCCCCGTTTTCTCCGTCGTCGTTCCCTTCTTCAACGAGGCCGACAATCTTCCCCTCCTGATCGCCGAGATCGACAAGGCCCTTTCGGCCATCGGCCTGCCGGGGGAGATCATCCTGGTGAACGACGGGAGCACCGACAGCTACGCGAAGCCGGAACGGAGCCCGAATTATCCGGTCCGGTGGCTCGACATCACGGCCCGCTCCGGCCAGAGCGCGGCGATGTATTTCGGGACGCAGGCGGCCTTGGGCGAGTTCGTCGGCTACCTCGACGCCGATCTTCAGAACGATCCGGCCGATCTCGGGAAGCTCCTCGCCCTCGTCCAGGCGGGCTCGGCCGACCTCGTGACCGGCATCCGCACCCGGCGGAACGACGACTGGGTCCGGCGCTTCACCTCCCGCTTCGCCAACGCCGTCCGCTCCCGCGTCCTGGGCGACCATACGAGCGATACGGGCTGCTCCCTCAAGGTCCTCCGGGCCGAGGCGGCGAAGCGGCTTCCGGCCTGGAACGGGATGCACCGCTTCATCCCGGCGCTGATTCACAGCATGGGTTACAGGACGGGGGAGACCCCGGTGAATCACCGCGCCCGGCATGCCGGGGTCAGCAAGGTGCTGCAGGGGAAGCGGGCGCTCCGCGCGACCATCGACCTCCTCGGGATGGTCTGGCTGGGGCAGCGCCAGTTCAAAGGCCGGTTGGCCAAGTAA
- the prfB gene encoding peptide chain release factor 2: MASPDFNLDLPALKSRFAQVRRFIDPETLGARLAEIEAKMAEPDFWNDSRKAQEFIGESNRIKAKIVPLKEIDGRIADLAVLAELVADEPTEAAQKDLEIEALATIAALDAYELKVLLSGELDPNNAIISIHAGAGGTEACDWANMMLRMYQRYAERNGFKTEMLDMLPGEEAGVKACTLLVKGEYAYGYLKAERGVHRLVRISPFNSQGKRQTSFSSLDVIAEVDDTINIEIPESDIRVDVYRAGGHGGQGVNTTDSAVRITHMPSGLVVTCQNERSQIKNRASAMNVLKSRLYELEQDKQRADMEKYYGEKGEIGWGRQIRSYVLQPYQMVKDLRTGEQTGDVQAVLDGEITPFIEAYLRGKKRTDIDPDDE, translated from the coding sequence ATGGCCTCTCCCGATTTCAACCTCGACCTCCCGGCGCTCAAGAGCCGTTTCGCCCAGGTACGCCGTTTCATCGATCCCGAGACGCTCGGCGCCCGCCTCGCCGAGATCGAGGCGAAAATGGCCGAGCCCGATTTCTGGAACGACTCGCGCAAGGCGCAGGAGTTCATCGGCGAGAGCAACCGGATCAAGGCGAAGATCGTCCCGCTGAAGGAGATCGACGGGCGGATCGCCGACCTCGCCGTCCTCGCCGAGCTCGTCGCCGACGAGCCGACCGAGGCCGCGCAGAAGGATCTGGAGATCGAGGCCCTGGCGACGATCGCCGCCCTCGACGCCTATGAATTGAAGGTCCTCCTCTCCGGCGAGCTCGACCCGAACAACGCGATCATCAGCATCCACGCCGGGGCGGGCGGGACCGAGGCGTGCGACTGGGCGAACATGATGCTCCGCATGTACCAGCGGTATGCGGAGCGGAACGGCTTCAAGACCGAGATGCTCGACATGCTTCCCGGCGAAGAGGCCGGGGTGAAGGCCTGTACCCTCCTGGTGAAGGGCGAGTACGCCTACGGCTACCTCAAGGCGGAGCGGGGCGTCCACCGCCTCGTCCGGATCTCGCCGTTCAATTCCCAGGGGAAGCGGCAGACCTCCTTCTCCTCCCTCGACGTCATCGCCGAGGTCGACGACACGATCAACATCGAGATCCCGGAATCGGACATCCGGGTCGACGTCTACCGCGCGGGCGGCCACGGCGGGCAGGGGGTCAACACGACTGACTCCGCCGTCCGGATCACCCACATGCCCTCCGGGCTGGTGGTGACCTGCCAGAACGAGCGTTCCCAGATCAAGAACCGGGCCTCGGCGATGAACGTCCTCAAGTCCCGCCTCTACGAGCTGGAGCAGGACAAGCAGCGGGCCGACATGGAGAAGTATTACGGCGAGAAGGGCGAGATCGGCTGGGGCCGCCAGATCCGGTCCTACGTCCTCCAGCCCTATCAGATGGTGAAGGACCTCCGCACGGGGGAGCAGACCGGCGACGTCCAGGCCGTCCTCGACGGCGAGATCACCCCCTTCATCGAAGCCTATCTCCGCGGC